One genomic window of Citrobacter sp. Marseille-Q6884 includes the following:
- the yghB gene encoding DedA family general envelope maintenance protein YghB, with translation MVVIQDIISALWQHDFAALADPHVVSVVYFVMFATLFLENGLLPASFLPGDSLLLLAGALIAQDVMSFLPTIAILTAAASLGCWLSYIQGRWLGNTRTVKGWLAQLPEKYHQRATCMFDQHGLVALLAGRFLAFVRTLLPTMAGISGLPNRRFQFFNWLSGLLWVTVVTSFGYALSMIPFVKRHEDQVMTFLMILPLALLTAGLLGTLFVVIKKKCCSA, from the coding sequence ATGGTAGTCATTCAAGATATAATCTCCGCGCTCTGGCAGCATGATTTTGCCGCGCTGGCGGATCCGCATGTTGTAAGCGTTGTGTACTTTGTGATGTTTGCCACACTGTTTTTAGAAAATGGCCTGCTGCCCGCCTCCTTTTTACCCGGAGACAGCCTGCTATTACTGGCAGGAGCACTGATCGCGCAGGACGTAATGAGCTTTTTACCTACCATCGCTATTCTGACGGCCGCAGCCAGCCTGGGCTGTTGGTTGAGCTACATTCAGGGACGCTGGCTGGGCAACACACGTACGGTGAAGGGCTGGCTGGCGCAATTACCCGAGAAATACCATCAGCGTGCGACCTGTATGTTTGACCAACATGGTCTGGTGGCGCTACTCGCCGGGCGTTTCCTGGCATTTGTACGCACCCTGCTGCCGACCATGGCGGGGATCTCAGGTCTGCCTAACCGTCGCTTCCAGTTTTTTAACTGGCTGAGCGGACTGCTGTGGGTCACGGTGGTCACCAGCTTTGGCTACGCGCTTAGCATGATCCCATTCGTTAAACGTCATGAAGATCAGGTCATGACTTTTTTGATGATCCTGCCACTTGCCCTGTTAACCGCAGGCCTGCTGGGAACCTTATTCGTGGTGATTAAAAAAAAATGCTGTAGTGCCTGA
- the metC gene encoding cystathionine beta-lyase — protein sequence MADKHLETKLVHAGRSKKYTLGSVNSVIQRASSLVFESVEAKKQATHNRANGALFYGRRGTLTHFSLQEAMCELEGGAGCALFPCGAAAVANTILAFVEHGDHVLMTNTAYEPSQDFCTKILGKLGVSTGWFDPLVGADIVKYIQPNTKVVFLESPGSITMEVHDVPAIVSAVRSVAPDAIIMIDNTWAAGVLFKALDFDIDISIQAGTKYLIGHSDGMVGTAVANARCWDQLRENAYLMGQMLDADTAYMTSRGLRTLSVRLRQHHESSLQVAEWLANHPQVARVNHPALPGSKGHEFWKRDFTGSSGLFSFVLNKKLNHEELAAYLDHFSLFSMAYSWGGFESLILANQPEHIAAIRPEGEVDFSGTLIRLHIGLENVDDLIADLAAGFSRIE from the coding sequence ATGGCAGACAAGCATCTTGAGACCAAACTCGTTCACGCAGGACGCAGTAAAAAGTACACGCTGGGCTCCGTTAACAGTGTGATCCAACGCGCTTCTTCACTGGTATTTGAATCCGTGGAGGCCAAAAAGCAGGCCACGCATAACCGCGCGAACGGCGCGCTCTTCTATGGTCGTCGCGGAACGCTTACCCATTTCTCACTCCAGGAAGCCATGTGCGAACTGGAAGGCGGTGCGGGTTGTGCCCTTTTTCCCTGTGGCGCGGCCGCCGTTGCCAACACGATTCTGGCTTTTGTTGAACACGGCGATCATGTCTTGATGACGAACACCGCCTATGAACCCAGTCAGGATTTCTGCACAAAAATTCTTGGCAAGCTTGGCGTGAGCACGGGCTGGTTCGATCCCTTGGTTGGCGCCGATATAGTGAAATATATCCAACCGAACACTAAAGTGGTTTTTCTGGAATCACCTGGCTCCATCACCATGGAAGTACATGATGTGCCTGCAATTGTGTCTGCCGTAAGAAGCGTGGCGCCTGATGCCATCATCATGATTGATAACACCTGGGCTGCCGGCGTACTGTTCAAAGCATTGGATTTTGATATCGACATTTCTATCCAGGCGGGCACCAAATACCTGATTGGTCATTCCGATGGCATGGTAGGTACGGCGGTCGCCAATGCGCGTTGCTGGGATCAATTGCGTGAGAACGCTTATCTGATGGGGCAAATGCTGGACGCAGATACCGCTTACATGACCAGTCGCGGCTTACGCACGTTGAGTGTTCGCTTGCGTCAGCATCATGAAAGTAGCCTGCAAGTGGCTGAGTGGCTGGCAAACCATCCACAGGTCGCCCGCGTGAATCACCCTGCGCTCCCCGGCAGTAAAGGCCACGAATTCTGGAAACGCGATTTTACCGGCAGCAGCGGCCTGTTCTCGTTTGTACTGAATAAGAAGCTGAACCATGAGGAACTGGCGGCTTATCTGGATCACTTTAGCCTGTTCAGCATGGCCTATTCCTGGGGCGGTTTTGAATCACTGATTCTGGCAAACCAACCTGAACACATCGCAGCCATCCGCCCGGAAGGTGAGGTGGATTTCAGCGGAACGCTCATTCGTCTGCACATTGGTTTAGAGAATGTTGACGATCTGATTGCGGATTTAGCCGCAGGATTCTCGCGAATCGAGTAA
- a CDS encoding AraC family transcriptional regulator, whose protein sequence is MNRDEICLLLTDKVKKLKNNENKLSELLPDVRLLYGVEPGLRTPVMYQPGIIFLFSGHKIGYINERIFRYDANEYLLLTVPLPFECETYATPEIPLAGIRLNVDILQLQELLMDIGEDELFQPSMAASGINSATLSDEILCAAERLLDVMERPLDARILGKQIIREILYHVLTGPRGGALLALVSRQTHFSLISRVLKRIENKYTENLSVEQLAAEANMSVSAFHHNFKSVTSTSPLQYLKSYRLHKARMMMIHDGMKASAAAMRVGYESASQFSREFKRYFGVTPGEDAARIRTMQGS, encoded by the coding sequence ATGAACCGTGATGAGATCTGTCTCCTGCTGACGGATAAAGTTAAGAAGCTGAAAAATAATGAAAATAAACTCAGTGAGTTACTGCCTGATGTTCGCTTGCTGTATGGCGTTGAGCCGGGTTTACGTACGCCGGTGATGTATCAGCCCGGCATCATATTTCTCTTCTCGGGGCATAAAATTGGTTACATCAATGAACGCATATTTCGTTATGACGCCAATGAATATCTGCTACTGACCGTACCTTTACCCTTTGAATGTGAAACCTATGCGACACCGGAGATTCCCCTGGCCGGGATCCGATTGAATGTCGATATCCTGCAACTGCAGGAGCTACTGATGGACATTGGTGAGGATGAGTTGTTTCAACCTTCAATGGCGGCGAGCGGGATCAACTCTGCCACGCTTTCGGACGAAATTCTTTGTGCTGCGGAACGTTTACTGGATGTGATGGAGCGGCCGCTGGATGCGCGTATTCTGGGTAAACAGATTATCCGCGAGATCCTTTATCACGTCCTGACCGGCCCGCGCGGCGGCGCATTGCTGGCATTGGTCAGTCGCCAGACGCATTTCAGTTTGATCAGCCGCGTGTTAAAGCGAATTGAAAACAAGTACACCGAGAACCTCAGCGTCGAGCAACTGGCGGCGGAAGCCAATATGAGCGTGTCGGCGTTTCATCATAATTTCAAATCGGTGACCAGTACCTCGCCGCTGCAGTATCTGAAGAGCTATCGCCTGCATAAGGCGCGGATGATGATGATTCACGACGGCATGAAGGCCAGTGCGGCGGCAATGCGGGTCGGCTACGAGAGCGCTTCGCAATTCAGTCGTGAGTTCAAGCGTTACTTTGGCGTGACGCCAGGGGAGGATGCGGCAAGAATTCGGACGATGCAGGGGAGTTAA
- a CDS encoding DASS family sodium-coupled anion symporter, whose protein sequence is MFIFCRCQTVAKNKPNGVSWLPLILIILISFGLWQLTPPTGLSAPAWHSAIIFVATIAAIVAKVLPIGAVGIIGITVFALVYAAGDKTASGAITTALSELNSSLIWLIVVAFMIARGFIKTGLGRRIALQMIRLLGKRTLGLAYGLAFADLILSPAMPSNTARCGGVIYPIADSLARSFHSNPEDESRSKIGTFLITCIGNVNDVTAALFMTGYTGNLLAVKLAANAGVTLTWGSWFMAALLPCLVSLLLVPLLVYWLVRPEIKHTPDAPNLARKELAEMGRMSRGEWMMLATVGVLLVLWIFGDTLGVDATTASFVGLSILLLSGVLSWEDVKSEKGAWDTLIWFAALLMMANQLKKLGFTTWFGNLIGDSLSSTMHGTSWVIVLLLLNAAYFYTHYFFASGNAQIAALYAVFLGVGLHLNIPAVPTALMLAFTSSLYCSLTQYTHARGPILFGAGYVPTGVWWRTGFIISLFNQAVFITVGLMWWKVLGLY, encoded by the coding sequence ATATTCATTTTTTGTAGGTGTCAAACCGTGGCGAAAAATAAACCTAATGGAGTCAGTTGGCTCCCATTGATTCTTATAATATTAATCTCTTTCGGTCTATGGCAACTTACCCCACCAACGGGATTAAGTGCACCAGCATGGCATTCGGCGATCATCTTTGTCGCCACTATCGCCGCTATTGTGGCAAAAGTACTGCCCATCGGCGCTGTCGGTATTATTGGTATTACTGTATTTGCACTCGTCTATGCCGCCGGGGATAAAACCGCCAGCGGCGCGATTACCACCGCGCTGAGCGAGCTGAACAGCTCTTTGATCTGGCTTATCGTCGTCGCCTTTATGATCGCCCGCGGGTTTATCAAAACCGGCCTTGGTCGGCGTATTGCGCTGCAGATGATCCGCCTGCTTGGCAAACGTACTCTGGGGCTCGCCTACGGCCTGGCGTTTGCGGATCTGATCCTCTCTCCCGCCATGCCAAGTAACACGGCGCGCTGCGGCGGTGTCATCTACCCGATTGCCGACTCGCTGGCGCGTAGTTTTCATTCGAACCCGGAAGATGAGTCTCGCAGCAAAATCGGTACCTTCCTCATTACCTGTATTGGTAACGTCAATGACGTGACCGCAGCCCTCTTTATGACCGGCTATACCGGTAACCTTCTGGCGGTAAAACTGGCGGCCAACGCAGGCGTCACACTGACATGGGGAAGCTGGTTTATGGCGGCGTTGCTGCCTTGCCTGGTTTCATTGCTCCTGGTACCGCTGTTGGTGTACTGGTTGGTACGCCCGGAAATCAAACACACGCCGGATGCGCCTAACCTGGCCCGTAAAGAGCTGGCGGAAATGGGCCGTATGTCACGCGGCGAATGGATGATGCTGGCGACCGTCGGTGTCCTGCTGGTGCTGTGGATTTTTGGCGATACGTTAGGCGTAGATGCCACTACCGCCTCATTTGTTGGATTGTCCATTTTATTGCTTAGCGGCGTATTAAGCTGGGAAGACGTCAAAAGCGAAAAAGGGGCATGGGACACACTGATTTGGTTTGCCGCGCTGCTGATGATGGCGAACCAGTTGAAGAAACTGGGTTTTACCACCTGGTTTGGCAATCTGATTGGCGATAGCCTAAGCAGCACCATGCACGGTACCAGCTGGGTGATCGTTCTGCTGCTGCTTAACGCTGCGTACTTCTATACCCACTACTTTTTTGCCAGTGGAAATGCGCAGATTGCCGCACTGTACGCCGTGTTCCTGGGCGTCGGTCTGCATCTGAATATCCCGGCAGTTCCCACGGCGTTAATGCTGGCCTTCACCAGCAGCCTGTACTGCTCTCTCACACAGTACACTCATGCGCGCGGCCCCATTCTGTTTGGCGCAGGATACGTGCCAACGGGCGTCTGGTGGCGAACGGGATTTATTATCAGCTTGTTTAACCAGGCGGTCTTTATCACCGTGGGTTTGATGTGGTGGAAGGTGTTGGGTCTGTACTAA
- the dkgA gene encoding 2,5-didehydrogluconate reductase DkgA: MANPTVIKLQDGNVMPQLGLGVWKASNEEVISAIHKALEVGYRSIDTAAAYKNEEGVGKALKNAGVAREELFITTKLWNDDQKRPREALLESMEKLQLDYLDLYLMHWPVPAIDHYVEAWENMIDLQKQGLIKSIGVCNFQINHLQRLMDETGVAPVINQIELHPLLQQRQLHAWNATHKIQTESWSPLAQGGKDVFDQKIIRDLADKYGKSPAQIVIRWHLDNGLVVIPKSVTPSRIAENFDVWDFRLDKDELGEIAKLDQGKRLGPDPDQFGG; the protein is encoded by the coding sequence ATGGCTAATCCAACCGTTATCAAGCTACAGGATGGTAACGTAATGCCCCAACTGGGTTTGGGTGTCTGGAAGGCAAGCAACGAGGAAGTTATCTCCGCCATTCATAAAGCGCTGGAGGTCGGGTATCGCTCTATCGATACCGCTGCGGCGTACAAGAATGAAGAAGGTGTCGGGAAAGCGCTAAAAAATGCAGGTGTAGCCCGGGAAGAGTTGTTCATTACGACCAAACTGTGGAATGACGATCAGAAACGTCCCCGTGAAGCCCTGCTGGAAAGCATGGAGAAACTCCAACTCGATTACCTCGACCTTTACCTGATGCACTGGCCTGTTCCGGCTATCGACCATTACGTTGAAGCATGGGAAAACATGATTGACCTGCAAAAACAGGGACTGATCAAAAGCATCGGCGTGTGCAACTTTCAAATCAATCACCTCCAGCGCCTGATGGATGAAACAGGCGTCGCACCGGTCATTAACCAGATAGAGCTGCATCCCCTCCTGCAGCAACGTCAACTTCATGCCTGGAACGCAACACATAAGATTCAGACCGAATCCTGGAGCCCACTGGCGCAAGGCGGGAAAGACGTCTTTGACCAAAAGATCATTCGCGACCTCGCCGATAAGTACGGAAAATCACCGGCACAAATTGTCATCCGCTGGCATCTGGATAACGGTTTAGTGGTTATTCCGAAATCGGTAACCCCTTCCCGCATTGCTGAAAACTTTGATGTCTGGGATTTCCGTCTGGACAAAGATGAGTTAGGTGAAATTGCCAAACTCGATCAAGGGAAACGTCTGGGACCAGACCCGGATCAGTTCGGCGGTTAA
- a CDS encoding cytoplasmic protein codes for MKDVEDNNVYLALDNHKSDEFVLKQNLAVLIANKNATLESVAQEMGSIPAALVRMKWQNRREIYALQAKEEIYGAAIEAIMARQPELRDKMMARLESTYQHILARETATLRLTRKLSEGSYEATRITAVALDENRQSKE; via the coding sequence ATGAAAGATGTTGAGGATAATAATGTTTATTTGGCTTTAGATAACCACAAAAGTGATGAATTTGTCTTAAAGCAAAATCTAGCCGTGTTAATCGCGAATAAAAACGCAACGCTGGAGAGCGTAGCCCAGGAAATGGGCTCAATACCCGCAGCGCTGGTGCGAATGAAATGGCAAAACCGCCGGGAAATCTATGCCCTGCAGGCGAAAGAAGAGATTTACGGAGCCGCTATAGAAGCCATCATGGCCCGACAACCAGAGTTACGTGACAAAATGATGGCCCGCCTGGAAAGTACGTACCAACATATACTCGCACGCGAAACGGCCACATTGCGCCTGACACGCAAGTTGTCTGAAGGGAGCTACGAAGCCACCAGAATCACCGCTGTCGCACTGGACGAGAACAGGCAGAGCAAGGAATAG
- the exbB gene encoding tol-pal system-associated acyl-CoA thioesterase, translated as MGNNLMQTDLSVWGMYQHADIVVKCVMIGLILASVVTWAIFFSKSLEFFTQKRRLKREQQMLADARSLEMASEIAAGFDGKSLGALLINEAQNELELSEGSDDNEGIKERTGFRLERRVAAVGRQMGRGNGYLATIGAISPFVGLFGTVWGIMNSFIGIAQTQTTNLAVVAPGIAEALLATAIGLVAAIPAVVIYNIFARQIGSYKAMLGDVAAQVLLLQSRDLDLSASAAAHPVRAAQKLRVG; from the coding sequence GTGGGTAATAATTTGATGCAGACGGATCTTTCCGTCTGGGGTATGTATCAGCACGCCGATATCGTGGTTAAGTGCGTGATGATTGGGCTGATTTTGGCGTCAGTGGTCACCTGGGCGATCTTCTTTAGTAAGAGCCTTGAGTTCTTTACCCAGAAGCGCCGCCTTAAGCGTGAACAGCAAATGCTGGCTGATGCCCGCTCTTTAGAAATGGCAAGTGAGATTGCCGCTGGATTCGATGGCAAAAGCCTGGGCGCGTTGTTGATTAACGAAGCGCAGAACGAACTGGAACTGTCTGAAGGCAGTGATGATAACGAAGGGATTAAAGAGCGTACCGGATTCCGTCTGGAGCGTCGTGTTGCCGCCGTGGGGCGTCAGATGGGGCGTGGTAATGGCTACCTGGCGACAATTGGGGCAATCTCTCCTTTTGTTGGGCTGTTCGGTACGGTATGGGGCATCATGAATAGCTTCATCGGTATTGCTCAAACGCAAACGACTAACCTGGCCGTTGTGGCACCGGGTATTGCAGAAGCGCTGTTAGCGACTGCGATTGGTCTGGTTGCGGCAATTCCTGCAGTTGTCATTTACAACATTTTCGCACGTCAGATTGGTAGCTATAAAGCGATGCTGGGCGATGTCGCGGCGCAGGTGCTGTTGCTGCAAAGCCGTGATCTGGACCTGAGCGCAAGTGCTGCTGCGCATCCGGTACGCGCTGCGCAGAAATTACGTGTAGGATAA
- the yqhD gene encoding alcohol dehydrogenase — MNNFNLHTPTRILFGKGAIAELRGQIPQDARVLVTYGGGSVKKTGVLAQVQDALKGLDVLEFGGIEPNPSYETLMNAVKIVREEKVTFLLAVGGGSVLDGTKFIAAAAHYADGVDPWRILETHGNDVKSAVPMGSVLTLPATGSESNSGAVISRKTTGDKLAFMTPFVQPVFAVLDPVYTYTLPPRQVANGVVDAFVHTVEQYVTYPVDAKIQDRFAEGILLTLIEEGPKALQEPENYNVRANVMWAATQALNGLIGAGVPQDWATHMLGHELTAMHGLDHAQTLAIVLPALWNEKRDTKRAKLLQYAERIWNITEGDDDQRIDAAIAATRHFFEQMGVPTRLSDYGLDGSSIPALLEKLDAHGCTKLGEHQDITLDVSRRIYEAAR, encoded by the coding sequence ATGAACAACTTTAATCTACATACTCCTACTCGCATTTTGTTCGGTAAAGGCGCCATTGCAGAACTGCGCGGTCAAATCCCTCAGGATGCTCGCGTGTTAGTCACCTATGGTGGCGGCAGTGTGAAAAAAACCGGTGTTCTGGCGCAGGTACAAGACGCCCTGAAAGGGCTGGACGTCCTGGAGTTTGGCGGCATTGAACCCAACCCGTCTTATGAAACGCTGATGAATGCAGTAAAAATAGTACGTGAAGAGAAAGTGACGTTCCTGCTGGCAGTCGGCGGCGGCTCTGTACTGGATGGCACCAAATTCATCGCGGCAGCAGCGCATTACGCTGACGGCGTCGATCCGTGGCGCATTCTGGAAACCCACGGTAATGATGTCAAAAGCGCCGTACCTATGGGCTCCGTGCTGACGCTGCCGGCAACCGGTTCAGAATCTAACTCCGGCGCGGTGATCTCCCGCAAAACCACGGGCGACAAACTGGCCTTTATGACCCCGTTCGTACAGCCGGTATTTGCCGTGCTGGATCCGGTTTATACCTATACGCTACCGCCACGCCAGGTCGCTAACGGTGTTGTCGATGCATTCGTCCACACCGTTGAACAGTATGTCACTTACCCGGTTGACGCGAAAATTCAGGATCGCTTTGCCGAAGGCATTCTGCTGACACTGATTGAAGAAGGTCCGAAAGCCCTGCAGGAACCGGAAAACTATAATGTTCGTGCCAACGTCATGTGGGCGGCAACGCAGGCACTGAATGGTTTGATCGGCGCGGGCGTACCGCAGGACTGGGCAACCCATATGCTGGGTCACGAGCTGACCGCGATGCACGGTCTTGATCACGCGCAAACACTGGCTATCGTCCTGCCGGCTCTGTGGAATGAAAAACGCGACACCAAACGTGCCAAATTACTGCAATACGCAGAGCGTATCTGGAACATTACCGAAGGTGATGATGACCAGCGTATCGACGCCGCTATTGCCGCGACACGTCATTTCTTCGAGCAAATGGGCGTACCAACCCGTCTGTCAGATTACGGTCTGGACGGTAGCTCTATTCCTGCGTTGCTGGAAAAACTGGACGCACACGGTTGTACGAAACTGGGCGAACATCAGGACATTACGCTGGATGTCAGCCGCCGTATTTACGAAGCAGCGCGCTAA
- a CDS encoding YgiQ family radical SAM protein encodes MSAISLIQPDRDLFSWPQYWAACFGPAPFLPMSREEMDQLGWDSCDIILVTGDAYVDHPSFGMAICGRMLESQGFRVGIIAQPDWNTKDDFMRLGKPNLFFGVTAGNMDSMINRYTADRRLRHDDAYTPDNIAGKRPDRATLVYTQRCKEAWKDVPVILGGIEASLRRTAHYDYWSDTVRRSVLVDAKADMLMFGNGERPLVEVAHRLAMGETIDQIRDVRNTAIMVKEALPGWSGVDSTRLDTPGKIDPIPHPYGEDLPCADNKPVAPKKQEAKAVTVQPPRPKPWEKTYVLLPSFEKVKGDKVLYAHASRILHHETNPGCARALMQKHGDRYIWINPPAIPLSTEEMDSVFALPYKRVPHPAYGNSRIPAYEMIRFSINIMRGCFGGCSFCSITEHEGRIIQSRSEDSIINEIEAIRDTVPGFTGVISDLGGPTANMYMLRCKSPRAEQTCRRLSCVYPDICPHMDTNHEPTINLYRRARDLKGIKKILIASGVRYDIAVEDPRYIKELATHHVGGYLKIAPEHTEEGPLSKMMKPGMGSYDRFKELFDTYSKQAGKEQYLIPYFISAHPGTRDEDMVNLALWLKQRRFRLDQVQNFYPSPLANSTTMYYTGKNPLGKIGYKSEDVVVPRGDKQRRLHKALLRYHDPANWPLIRQALEDMGKKHLIGGRRECLVPAPTLEEMREARRQNRHTRPALTKHTPVAHQRQTPAGAKKSPAASSRPANANTGAKKRGKPAAGR; translated from the coding sequence ATGAGCGCAATATCCCTGATCCAACCGGACAGAGACCTTTTCTCCTGGCCGCAGTACTGGGCCGCCTGTTTTGGCCCCGCGCCGTTTCTGCCGATGTCGCGAGAAGAGATGGACCAACTTGGCTGGGATAGCTGCGACATCATTCTAGTGACCGGCGATGCGTATGTCGATCACCCTAGTTTCGGTATGGCGATTTGCGGCCGTATGCTGGAATCTCAGGGGTTCCGTGTGGGCATCATCGCCCAGCCAGACTGGAACACCAAAGACGATTTTATGCGTTTGGGTAAACCGAACCTGTTCTTTGGTGTGACCGCAGGCAACATGGACTCGATGATCAACCGCTATACTGCCGATCGCCGACTGCGCCATGACGACGCCTACACGCCGGATAACATTGCGGGCAAGCGCCCGGACCGCGCTACGCTGGTCTATACCCAGCGCTGTAAAGAAGCGTGGAAAGATGTGCCGGTCATTCTCGGCGGCATTGAAGCCAGCCTGCGCCGTACCGCGCACTATGATTACTGGTCCGATACCGTTCGCCGCTCCGTGCTGGTGGATGCCAAAGCAGATATGCTGATGTTTGGTAACGGCGAGCGTCCGCTGGTGGAAGTGGCACACCGTCTGGCAATGGGTGAAACCATCGACCAGATCCGTGACGTGCGTAATACCGCGATTATGGTTAAAGAAGCGCTGCCGGGCTGGAGTGGGGTGGATTCCACGCGTCTGGATACGCCGGGGAAAATTGATCCTATCCCGCATCCCTATGGTGAAGATTTACCGTGCGCGGATAATAAACCTGTTGCCCCTAAAAAACAGGAAGCGAAGGCGGTAACCGTACAGCCGCCACGTCCGAAGCCGTGGGAGAAAACCTACGTACTGCTACCGTCTTTCGAAAAAGTGAAGGGCGATAAAGTGCTGTACGCACACGCATCGCGTATTCTGCACCATGAAACAAACCCTGGCTGCGCGCGCGCGCTGATGCAAAAACATGGCGATCGCTACATCTGGATTAACCCTCCCGCGATCCCACTGTCAACCGAAGAGATGGACAGCGTTTTTGCGCTGCCGTACAAGCGCGTACCACATCCGGCATACGGCAACAGTCGTATTCCCGCTTATGAGATGATTCGCTTTTCCATCAACATTATGCGCGGCTGTTTTGGCGGCTGTTCTTTCTGTTCGATCACTGAGCACGAAGGGCGCATCATCCAGAGTCGTTCAGAAGACTCGATCATCAATGAGATCGAAGCGATCCGAGATACCGTGCCTGGTTTTACCGGCGTGATTTCCGATCTGGGTGGTCCAACCGCCAATATGTATATGCTGCGTTGTAAGTCGCCGCGTGCGGAGCAAACCTGCCGCCGCCTGTCGTGCGTTTACCCGGATATCTGTCCGCATATGGATACCAACCACGAACCGACGATTAACCTCTATCGCCGTGCGCGTGATTTGAAAGGTATTAAAAAGATCCTCATCGCTTCGGGTGTCCGTTATGACATCGCCGTTGAAGATCCTCGCTATATCAAAGAGCTGGCGACCCACCACGTGGGTGGCTATCTGAAGATTGCCCCAGAGCATACCGAAGAAGGCCCGTTGTCGAAGATGATGAAGCCGGGTATGGGCAGCTACGATCGCTTTAAAGAATTGTTCGATACCTACTCTAAGCAGGCCGGTAAAGAGCAGTATCTGATCCCTTACTTCATCTCCGCGCATCCTGGTACGCGCGATGAAGATATGGTGAATCTGGCGCTCTGGTTGAAGCAGCGTCGTTTCCGTCTGGATCAGGTGCAGAACTTCTATCCTTCGCCGCTCGCGAACTCCACGACCATGTATTACACCGGGAAAAATCCGCTGGGTAAAATTGGTTATAAGAGTGAAGATGTGGTGGTGCCGAGAGGTGACAAACAACGTCGTTTGCATAAAGCGCTGTTGCGTTACCACGATCCTGCCAACTGGCCGTTAATCCGCCAGGCGCTGGAAGATATGGGTAAAAAGCATCTGATTGGTGGTCGTCGTGAATGTCTGGTTCCGGCCCCGACGCTGGAAGAGATGCGTGAAGCGCGTCGTCAGAATCGTCATACGCGTCCGGCTCTGACCAAACACACGCCTGTCGCCCATCAGCGTCAGACGCCTGCCGGTGCGAAGAAATCACCCGCCGCCTCGTCGCGCCCGGCAAATGCCAATACGGGTGCGAAAAAACGCGGGAAACCTGCAGCAGGACGTTAA
- the exbD gene encoding TonB system transport protein ExbD, with translation MAMSFNENLDDNGEMHEINVTPFIDVMLVLLIIFMVAAPLATVDVKVNLPASTSTPQPRPEKPVYLSVKADNSMFIGNNQVTDETMISELNALTEGKKDTTIFFRADKTVDYETMMKVMDSLHQAGFLKIGLVGEEVVKAK, from the coding sequence ATGGCAATGAGTTTTAATGAAAACCTGGACGATAACGGTGAAATGCACGAAATCAACGTGACGCCGTTTATCGACGTCATGCTGGTTTTATTGATTATCTTTATGGTGGCTGCGCCGTTGGCAACCGTGGATGTGAAGGTGAATCTCCCTGCCTCCACCAGCACACCGCAACCGCGTCCGGAAAAACCGGTTTATCTGTCAGTTAAAGCTGATAACTCTATGTTTATTGGCAACAATCAGGTGACAGATGAAACCATGATCAGCGAATTAAACGCGCTGACGGAAGGGAAGAAAGATACCACTATCTTCTTCCGTGCCGATAAGACCGTTGACTATGAAACGATGATGAAAGTCATGGATTCGCTGCACCAGGCTGGATTCCTGAAAATTGGACTGGTGGGTGAAGAAGTCGTAAAAGCGAAATAA